The Cupriavidus sp. EM10 genome includes a region encoding these proteins:
- a CDS encoding Fur family transcriptional regulator: MSIQLLETHRLAANAPRVALMEILLASPARHLTAEQLCAAMLKRNDGQSISSFKKAIYDLADQGPLARVVVPDRKNRSIAFYELADQLVHRHLYCTHCGSLTEVFDAALEQHVRQNFLAHGLVPAKVDLALPGLCATCQAALATPVRPTDRPGRLDHRPVPAPSTPLNG; this comes from the coding sequence TTGTCCATCCAGCTGCTGGAGACGCACCGCCTCGCGGCCAATGCCCCGCGCGTTGCGCTCATGGAAATCCTGCTGGCGTCGCCCGCGCGGCATCTGACTGCCGAGCAGCTTTGCGCGGCCATGCTCAAGCGCAACGACGGCCAGTCGATCTCCTCGTTCAAGAAGGCGATCTACGACCTTGCCGACCAGGGTCCGCTGGCGCGCGTGGTGGTACCCGACCGGAAGAACCGGTCGATCGCGTTCTACGAACTGGCCGACCAGCTGGTGCATCGCCACCTGTACTGCACCCACTGCGGCAGCCTGACCGAAGTCTTCGACGCCGCCCTGGAGCAGCACGTCCGCCAGAACTTCCTGGCACACGGACTGGTGCCCGCCAAGGTCGATCTCGCCCTGCCAGGGCTTTGCGCGACCTGCCAGGCGGCGCTGGCAACCCCTGTGCGCCCAACGGACCGGCCGGGCCGGCTGGACCATCGACCCGTCCCCGCCCCGTCAACCCCACTCAACGGCTGA
- a CDS encoding helix-turn-helix transcriptional regulator, which translates to MPYKLPFLLMVFPAYQAWDLYQLFHSGPSYHLLTELAATAAFLVILYLVIRERRRAAREFATLKASADAAARAHAERDVASQQSTRDFLKSMQMQFEAWRLTPAEKDVALLLVKGLSLEEIAGVRESGAKTVRQHAANVYAKAKLDGRHQLAAYFFEDLLVPPVSR; encoded by the coding sequence ATGCCCTACAAACTTCCTTTCCTGCTGATGGTGTTCCCGGCTTATCAGGCCTGGGACCTGTATCAACTGTTCCATAGCGGCCCGTCCTATCACCTGCTGACCGAGCTCGCCGCCACGGCGGCCTTCCTGGTAATCCTGTATCTGGTGATTCGCGAACGCCGGCGCGCCGCGCGTGAATTTGCGACGCTGAAGGCCTCGGCTGACGCGGCCGCCCGCGCGCACGCCGAACGCGACGTCGCGTCGCAACAGTCCACGCGGGATTTCCTGAAGTCGATGCAGATGCAGTTCGAGGCCTGGAGGCTGACCCCTGCGGAAAAGGACGTGGCGCTGCTGTTGGTAAAGGGCCTGTCGCTGGAGGAGATAGCCGGCGTGCGCGAGAGCGGGGCCAAGACCGTGCGCCAGCATGCCGCCAACGTCTACGCCAAGGCCAAGCTCGATGGCCGGCACCAGCTGGCGGCCTATTTCTTCGAAGACCTGCTGGTGCCGCCGGTCAGCCGTTGA
- a CDS encoding GlxA family transcriptional regulator produces the protein MPATRTIGLLAIEGVQLLDVSGPLDVFAEANVQAGVTAYQMRVVAVRRGPLTASSGARLLPDIVIEDDVSAASPSRFHTLLVAGAPHAGDAPAEPLVLEWIRRTAPAARRYGSVCSGAFLLAGAGLLDGRRATTHWAAADALAARFPKVTVDADAIHVRDGKVRTAAGVTAGMDLALALIEEDLGRDIALKVASQLVMFFKRPGGQAQFSRRQAPAAANRSALQELQRWVAAHPAAAHDVPSLAARIGVSARHLSRLFQDEVGVTPANWVEAARVTAARQLLEEGNIAPKQAAAECGFSSVDTLRRAFLRVVGVTPAEYRKRFVSAVE, from the coding sequence ATGCCCGCTACCCGTACCATCGGCCTGTTGGCCATCGAAGGCGTCCAGTTGCTGGACGTATCCGGCCCGCTGGACGTGTTTGCCGAAGCCAACGTCCAGGCAGGCGTCACGGCGTACCAGATGAGGGTGGTGGCGGTGCGGCGCGGGCCACTTACGGCATCGTCAGGCGCCCGGCTGCTGCCCGATATCGTGATCGAGGACGATGTGTCGGCCGCGTCGCCGTCGCGCTTTCACACGCTGCTGGTAGCCGGCGCGCCTCATGCAGGGGACGCGCCCGCCGAGCCGCTCGTGCTCGAATGGATCCGCCGGACGGCGCCCGCAGCGCGGCGTTACGGATCGGTCTGCAGCGGCGCCTTCCTGCTGGCGGGAGCCGGGCTGCTCGACGGCCGCCGCGCCACCACCCACTGGGCCGCCGCCGATGCGCTGGCGGCGCGCTTCCCCAAGGTGACCGTGGACGCCGATGCCATCCACGTGCGCGACGGCAAGGTCCGCACGGCGGCCGGGGTGACAGCGGGCATGGATCTGGCGCTGGCGCTGATCGAGGAAGACCTGGGCCGCGACATCGCCCTGAAAGTGGCCAGCCAGTTGGTGATGTTCTTTAAACGACCAGGCGGACAGGCCCAGTTCAGCCGCCGCCAGGCCCCCGCCGCAGCAAACCGCTCCGCCTTGCAGGAACTGCAACGCTGGGTGGCGGCTCATCCCGCCGCCGCGCACGACGTACCCAGCCTGGCCGCACGAATCGGCGTCAGCGCGCGGCACCTGTCGCGCCTGTTCCAGGACGAAGTGGGCGTGACGCCGGCCAACTGGGTCGAAGCCGCACGCGTGACCGCCGCCCGGCAACTGCTGGAAGAGGGCAATATCGCGCCCAAGCAGGCCGCCGCCGAGTGCGGATTCTCCAGCGTCGATACGCTGCGCCGGGCATTCCTGCGCGTGGTGGGCGTTACGCCCGCGGAGTATCGCAAGCGATTTGTGTCGGCGGTGGAGTGA
- a CDS encoding response regulator produces the protein MSNTTASASALTTMPRIVVAEDNPVCLLVLVEQLRAIGGFEVVACEDGHSAWAALQRGAALLLTDVSLPGMGGVGLARAIRHAEQRGGGHRVTIVAVTATADSKTRRECLAAGMDLVLTKPVSREMLTYVVGRYVGCPPA, from the coding sequence GTGTCCAATACCACTGCCTCCGCGTCTGCCCTGACGACGATGCCGCGCATCGTCGTCGCCGAAGACAATCCCGTATGCCTGCTGGTGCTCGTCGAGCAATTACGGGCCATTGGCGGCTTCGAGGTCGTGGCCTGCGAAGACGGCCATAGTGCCTGGGCGGCCTTGCAGCGCGGCGCGGCCTTGCTGCTGACCGATGTCAGCCTGCCGGGGATGGGCGGCGTGGGTCTGGCGCGAGCGATTCGCCATGCCGAGCAGCGCGGTGGCGGCCATCGCGTGACCATCGTTGCGGTGACAGCCACGGCCGACAGCAAGACGCGTCGCGAGTGCCTTGCCGCCGGCATGGACCTGGTGCTGACGAAGCCGGTCAGCCGCGAGATGCTGACGTACGTGGTGGGCCGCTATGTCGGCTGCCCCCCTGCCTGA
- a CDS encoding D-2-hydroxyacid dehydrogenase, producing the protein MSAEVLRILLSDTALQSQGAAIDAAMAATGASWQPVAVPRVDDPRAVDADVAFVSRDVTGLSTKHEILPATQRFYTAMLEAPSLRWTHTHSAGADRAIFGQLRQRGVTVTTSSGANAGVVAQTALAGLLALARHLPQLIEAQREARWAPLIGSGLPRDLQGQRATIVGWGPIGQQIGAVLRVLGLAVTVVRQRVAPMEPGFDAVTFDQFDAVLPRTDWLILACPLTDRTRGLVDRAALQRLPAGARLVNVARGEVVDEAALIDALRAGQLGGAYLDVFAHEPLAATSPLWSLPNVIATPHSAGFSDGNAARVVDIFLDNLRRWSAGDTLRNRVD; encoded by the coding sequence ATGTCCGCCGAAGTCCTGCGCATCCTGCTGTCCGACACCGCACTGCAATCGCAAGGCGCGGCCATCGACGCCGCCATGGCCGCCACCGGTGCCAGCTGGCAGCCGGTGGCAGTGCCCAGGGTGGATGACCCGCGTGCGGTGGACGCCGACGTGGCCTTCGTGTCGCGCGACGTGACCGGCCTGTCGACCAAGCACGAGATCCTGCCCGCCACGCAACGCTTCTATACGGCGATGCTGGAGGCGCCGTCGCTGCGCTGGACGCATACCCACTCGGCCGGCGCCGACCGGGCCATCTTCGGCCAGTTGCGCCAGCGTGGCGTGACGGTGACCACATCGTCGGGCGCCAACGCCGGGGTAGTGGCCCAGACGGCCCTGGCCGGTCTGCTGGCGCTGGCCCGTCATCTGCCGCAGCTGATCGAGGCGCAACGGGAGGCGCGCTGGGCGCCGCTGATTGGCAGCGGGCTGCCGCGTGACCTGCAGGGCCAGCGCGCCACCATCGTGGGGTGGGGCCCGATCGGACAGCAGATCGGCGCGGTGCTGCGGGTGCTGGGGCTGGCGGTGACGGTGGTCAGGCAGCGCGTGGCGCCGATGGAACCCGGCTTCGACGCGGTCACGTTCGACCAGTTCGATGCGGTCCTGCCGCGCACCGACTGGCTGATCCTGGCGTGCCCGCTGACCGATCGTACGCGCGGGCTGGTCGACCGCGCCGCCTTGCAGCGGTTGCCTGCCGGCGCACGGCTGGTGAACGTGGCGCGGGGCGAGGTGGTCGACGAGGCGGCGCTGATCGATGCCCTGCGCGCGGGGCAACTCGGCGGCGCGTATCTCGACGTGTTCGCGCACGAGCCGCTGGCGGCGACGTCGCCGCTCTGGTCGCTGCCGAACGTCATCGCCACGCCGCACAGCGCGGGCTTCTCGGACGGCAACGCCGCCCGCGTGGTCGACATCTTCCTGGACAATCTGCGGCGCTGGTCAGCGGGCGACACCCTCAGAAACCGGGTGGACTGA
- a CDS encoding tripartite tricarboxylate transporter substrate binding protein — protein MTPITHIASTAPRKIATTWLLACALTAGVTVVSPARAADDYPTKPVRVVVAFTAGGTTDMLARSVSQQLAQRFKQSFVVDNRPGAGGNIGTEFVVRSPADGYTMLVNSVGPISINQTLYKKLNYDPLTDLVPVVQIADVPNVLVVHPSLPVKSFDEFVAYAKANPGKLNYSSTGVGTSSHLSGFMLTERIGTQATHIPYKGADALNDLLSGRVQFMFATIPSVMPHIQAGKLRALAVSSAKRSRSLPDLPTVAEKGFPGFEAGSWFGFFAPKGTPQDVITKINQAVNEALPSLQAQMIREGADPVGGSPKQFGDFTRKEYVKWKAVVKASGATVD, from the coding sequence ATGACCCCCATCACCCATATAGCGTCGACGGCACCCCGGAAGATCGCCACGACGTGGCTACTGGCCTGCGCGTTGACGGCCGGCGTGACCGTGGTATCGCCGGCCCGCGCCGCCGACGACTATCCGACCAAGCCGGTGCGCGTGGTGGTGGCCTTCACGGCCGGCGGCACCACCGACATGCTGGCCCGCAGCGTCAGCCAGCAACTGGCCCAACGCTTCAAGCAGTCGTTCGTGGTGGACAACCGGCCCGGCGCGGGCGGCAATATCGGTACCGAGTTCGTGGTGCGATCCCCTGCCGATGGCTACACGATGCTGGTCAACTCCGTGGGCCCGATCTCGATCAACCAGACGCTCTACAAGAAGCTGAACTACGACCCGCTGACCGATCTGGTGCCGGTGGTGCAGATTGCCGATGTGCCCAATGTGCTGGTGGTGCATCCGTCGCTGCCGGTGAAGTCGTTCGACGAGTTCGTGGCCTATGCCAAGGCCAACCCCGGCAAGCTAAACTACAGCTCGACGGGCGTGGGCACGTCGTCGCACCTGTCGGGCTTCATGCTGACCGAGCGCATCGGCACGCAGGCCACGCATATTCCGTACAAGGGCGCCGATGCGCTGAACGACCTGCTGTCCGGGCGCGTGCAGTTCATGTTCGCAACCATCCCGTCGGTGATGCCGCATATCCAGGCCGGCAAGCTGCGCGCGCTGGCCGTATCCAGCGCCAAGCGCTCGCGCTCGCTGCCTGACCTGCCGACGGTTGCGGAAAAGGGCTTCCCGGGCTTCGAGGCCGGCTCGTGGTTCGGCTTCTTCGCGCCGAAGGGCACCCCGCAGGACGTGATCACCAAGATCAACCAGGCCGTCAACGAGGCACTGCCGTCGCTGCAGGCACAGATGATCCGCGAAGGGGCCGATCCGGTGGGCGGATCGCCGAAGCAGTTTGGCGACTTCACGCGCAAGGAATACGTGAAGTGGAAGGCCGTGGTGAAAGCCTCCGGCGCCACGGTGGATTGA
- a CDS encoding amidohydrolase: MTRPCLPPLATITPPAFRAPAGACDSHAHVFGPYARFPLADDRSYTPAEHPAEAFIAHLDELGLTRGVLVTASASGTDNSVVIDALRQYPTRLRAIAVAAADVSDAQLDAWHDAGVRGMRFNLYQIGGHAVYRNGVGIDALEALASRLKARGWHAQIWIHAPDLVELGPRLKALGLPLVIDHMGRMATSRGVGDAGFQALCALLAEGVAWTKISGADRLQPAGSPYREVDPFVAALLAANRDHIVWGSDWPHINYFDPAQMPDDGELFNLLARWIPDEADRHRVLVANPARLYDFG; the protein is encoded by the coding sequence ATGACCCGTCCCTGCCTGCCGCCCCTGGCAACCATCACGCCGCCGGCGTTTCGCGCGCCGGCCGGCGCGTGCGACAGCCACGCCCACGTATTCGGGCCCTATGCCCGCTTTCCGCTGGCCGATGACCGCAGCTACACGCCGGCCGAGCATCCGGCCGAGGCGTTCATCGCCCATCTCGACGAACTGGGCCTGACGCGCGGCGTGCTGGTCACCGCCAGCGCCAGCGGCACCGACAACAGCGTGGTCATCGACGCGCTGCGCCAGTACCCGACCCGGCTGCGCGCCATCGCCGTGGCGGCGGCGGATGTCAGCGACGCCCAGCTCGACGCCTGGCACGACGCCGGTGTGCGCGGCATGCGCTTCAACCTGTACCAGATCGGTGGCCATGCGGTGTATCGCAACGGCGTGGGCATCGACGCGCTGGAGGCGCTGGCCTCACGCCTGAAGGCGCGCGGCTGGCACGCCCAGATCTGGATCCATGCGCCCGACCTGGTGGAACTGGGCCCGCGCCTGAAAGCGCTGGGGCTGCCGCTGGTGATCGACCACATGGGCCGCATGGCCACGTCGCGCGGCGTGGGCGATGCGGGGTTCCAGGCGCTGTGCGCGCTGCTGGCCGAGGGCGTGGCGTGGACCAAGATATCGGGCGCCGACCGCCTGCAGCCGGCCGGGTCGCCGTACCGCGAGGTGGACCCGTTCGTGGCCGCGCTGCTGGCGGCCAATCGCGACCACATCGTCTGGGGCTCCGACTGGCCCCATATCAACTATTTCGATCCTGCGCAGATGCCCGACGACGGCGAGCTGTTCAACCTGCTGGCGCGCTGGATACCCGACGAGGCCGACCGCCACCGCGTGCTGGTGGCCAACCCGGCCCGGCTGTACGACTTCGGTTGA
- a CDS encoding tripartite tricarboxylate transporter substrate binding protein translates to MNRRTMLAQILALGAAPYVLSARAQPLSSKPVTLIVPFAPGGNLDVVARAIAPALEQNLGRNVIVDNRPGAGGVIGASAVARAEPDGSTLLVTTPNAVVVLPKMTRTNFKLASFSPVGLVSTTALVVVVKSGDTRFRDVEALLAYARANSGKLAAGHAGPGTTNHMALLQLEDAAKIRLNQVPYKGSAPALIDLMGGQIDMVVDQLTSSAPHIQSGALRALAVMSRDRDATLPKVPTLREAGLANFEATTATGLLAPAGTPPAVIDTINAALRKALAEGSVKSRLQHVGSVAQASSPQELLASLQKEDARAQSLASAGRLKAAE, encoded by the coding sequence ATGAATCGCAGAACCATGCTGGCGCAGATTCTTGCGCTGGGCGCCGCCCCTTATGTACTCAGCGCCCGCGCGCAACCGCTGTCCAGCAAGCCCGTGACGCTGATCGTGCCGTTCGCCCCCGGCGGCAACCTGGACGTCGTGGCACGCGCCATTGCCCCCGCGCTGGAACAGAACCTGGGCCGCAATGTGATTGTCGACAACCGTCCCGGCGCGGGCGGCGTGATCGGTGCCTCGGCGGTGGCCCGTGCCGAACCCGACGGCTCCACGCTGCTGGTCACCACGCCCAATGCGGTGGTGGTGCTGCCCAAGATGACCCGCACCAACTTCAAGTTGGCCAGTTTCAGCCCGGTGGGCCTGGTGTCGACCACCGCGCTGGTCGTGGTGGTCAAGAGCGGCGATACGCGATTCAGGGACGTCGAGGCGCTGCTGGCGTACGCCCGCGCAAACTCCGGCAAGCTGGCCGCGGGGCACGCCGGCCCCGGCACGACCAATCACATGGCGCTGCTCCAGTTGGAGGATGCGGCGAAGATCCGGCTCAACCAGGTGCCGTACAAGGGTTCGGCGCCGGCACTGATCGACCTCATGGGCGGCCAGATCGACATGGTGGTGGATCAACTGACCAGCTCGGCGCCGCATATCCAGTCGGGCGCGCTGCGGGCGCTGGCCGTGATGTCGCGTGACCGCGATGCAACGCTGCCGAAGGTGCCGACGCTGCGCGAAGCCGGCCTGGCCAACTTCGAGGCCACCACGGCCACCGGCCTGCTGGCGCCTGCGGGCACCCCGCCAGCCGTGATCGACACCATCAACGCCGCGCTGCGCAAGGCGCTGGCCGAAGGCAGCGTCAAGAGCCGGCTGCAGCACGTGGGCAGCGTGGCGCAGGCATCGTCGCCGCAGGAACTGCTGGCGTCGCTGCAGAAGGAAGATGCCCGCGCGCAGTCGCTGGCGTCCGCCGGCCGCCTCAAGGCCGCCGAGTAA
- a CDS encoding class II aldolase/adducin family protein has protein sequence MTKPGVLNIPSMRGQCSEAEWQARVDLAACYRLVELYGMADMMANHISVRVPDEDDAFLINPYGMMYEEITASCLIKVDHAGKILSTPDFGPLNYGVNKAGYVIHSAVHHARPEVACVIHTHSWASMAVSSLACGLLPITQTAMRFLKIGYHDYQGVVLDTAEQESLIADLGKGEALILRNHGALTVGNSVGEAFNWMHRLELACRSQVAAMSCNTPLQEVPADVLEETWNNYQPGTRRPYGLMEWPALLRKLDRLDPSYRD, from the coding sequence ATGACGAAACCCGGTGTGCTGAACATCCCGTCGATGCGCGGCCAGTGCAGCGAGGCGGAATGGCAGGCGCGCGTGGACCTGGCCGCCTGCTACCGGCTGGTCGAGCTCTATGGCATGGCCGACATGATGGCCAACCATATCTCGGTGCGCGTGCCCGACGAGGACGACGCGTTCCTGATCAACCCGTACGGCATGATGTACGAGGAAATCACCGCGTCGTGCCTGATCAAGGTGGACCACGCGGGCAAGATCCTGTCGACGCCCGACTTCGGTCCGCTGAACTACGGCGTCAACAAAGCCGGCTACGTGATCCACAGCGCCGTGCACCACGCGCGTCCCGAGGTGGCTTGCGTGATCCACACGCACAGCTGGGCGTCGATGGCCGTGTCGTCGCTGGCCTGCGGCCTGCTGCCGATCACCCAGACCGCCATGCGCTTCCTGAAGATCGGCTATCACGACTACCAGGGTGTGGTGCTGGACACCGCCGAGCAGGAGTCGCTGATCGCCGACCTGGGCAAGGGCGAGGCGCTGATCCTGCGCAACCACGGCGCGCTGACCGTGGGCAATTCGGTGGGCGAGGCCTTCAACTGGATGCACCGGCTGGAACTGGCCTGCCGCTCGCAGGTGGCGGCCATGTCGTGCAACACGCCCCTGCAGGAAGTGCCGGCCGACGTGCTGGAGGAAACCTGGAACAACTATCAGCCCGGCACGCGCCGTCCGTACGGCCTGATGGAATGGCCCGCACTGCTGCGCAAGCTGGACCGGCTGGATCCGAGCTATCGCGACTGA
- the tcuB gene encoding tricarballylate utilization 4Fe-4S protein TcuB: MQHLEALTREAAALANGALPLTTDEAEVARTLQICNACRYCEGFCAVFPAMTRRLEFPKADIHYLANLCHNCGACYHACQYAPPHEFAVNIPQAMAKVRVQTYGDYAFPAALGGLYRRAGMTMALALAGGLALFLLMVLAVRGTLLHEPLAGNFYAIFPHNLLAAMFGVVFLFACGALGIGVTRFWRKVTPGTRNGDERGAATGGAVHDALKLKYLDGGHGQGCNNADDAFTLLRRRFHHFTFYGFMLCFAATAVATLYHYLLDLHAPYPVTSLPVLLGIAGGIGLLIGPAGLLWLNLKRDERTMDTRQKPMDRGFIALLFLTSASGLALLALRDTGAMAALLAVHLGIVMALFLTLPYGKFAHGIFRSAALLKFHIEKRRPSDLALGSD; this comes from the coding sequence ATGCAACATCTTGAAGCGCTGACGCGCGAAGCGGCGGCGCTGGCCAACGGTGCGCTGCCCCTGACCACCGACGAGGCCGAAGTCGCCCGCACGCTGCAGATCTGCAATGCCTGCCGCTACTGCGAGGGCTTCTGCGCGGTGTTTCCGGCCATGACGCGCCGGCTGGAATTCCCCAAGGCCGATATCCACTACCTGGCCAACCTGTGCCACAACTGCGGCGCCTGCTACCACGCCTGCCAGTACGCGCCGCCGCACGAATTTGCGGTCAACATCCCGCAGGCCATGGCCAAGGTGCGGGTGCAGACCTACGGCGACTATGCGTTCCCGGCCGCGCTGGGCGGCCTGTACCGCCGGGCCGGCATGACGATGGCACTGGCGCTGGCCGGCGGCCTGGCGCTGTTCCTGCTGATGGTGCTGGCCGTGCGCGGCACGCTGTTGCACGAGCCGCTGGCCGGCAACTTCTACGCGATCTTCCCGCACAACCTGCTGGCGGCGATGTTCGGCGTGGTGTTCCTGTTTGCCTGCGGCGCGCTCGGCATCGGCGTGACGCGCTTCTGGCGCAAGGTGACGCCGGGCACGCGCAACGGCGACGAACGCGGCGCCGCCACCGGCGGGGCAGTGCACGATGCGCTGAAGCTGAAGTACCTGGACGGTGGGCACGGGCAGGGCTGCAACAACGCTGACGACGCGTTCACGCTGCTGCGCCGCCGCTTCCACCATTTCACGTTCTACGGCTTCATGCTGTGCTTCGCGGCCACTGCCGTGGCCACGCTCTACCACTACCTGCTTGACCTGCACGCGCCGTATCCGGTCACCAGCCTGCCGGTGCTGCTGGGCATCGCGGGCGGCATCGGCCTGCTGATCGGTCCGGCCGGGCTGCTGTGGCTGAACCTGAAGCGCGACGAACGCACGATGGACACCAGGCAGAAGCCGATGGACCGTGGCTTTATCGCGCTGCTGTTCCTGACCAGCGCAAGCGGGCTGGCGCTGCTGGCTTTGCGCGATACCGGTGCGATGGCCGCGCTGCTGGCGGTTCACCTGGGCATCGTGATGGCGCTGTTCCTGACGCTGCCCTACGGCAAGTTTGCGCATGGCATCTTCCGCAGCGCGGCCCTGCTCAAGTTCCACATCGAAAAACGCCGGCCCAGCGATCTCGCGCTGGGCTCGGACTGA
- the tcuA gene encoding FAD-dependent tricarballylate dehydrogenase TcuA has product MIDVLVIGGGNAALCAALMAREAGASVMLLEAAPREWRGGNSSHTRNLRCMHDAPQDVLVDAYPEEEYWQDLLKVTGGLTDERLARLAIRASSTCRDWMRSHGVHFQPPLSGALHVARTNAFFMGGGKALVNAYFRSAERLGVQIRYNAPVDAIELDGSRFVAARIGSERIEARACVLAAGGFESNREWLREAWGQNERGEWPADNFLIRGTRFNMGVLLKHMIAQGADAIGDPSQSHCVAIDARAPLYDGGICTRIDCVSLGVVLNANAERFYDEGEDFWPKRYAIWGRLVAQQPQQIGYSIIDAKAVGRFMPPVFPGVKADTLPELARKLGLDEATFLRTINDYNAACRVGKFDHTTLDDCHTEGVTPAKTHWARPVDTAPFFGYALRPGITFTYLGLKVNEESAVHFDGKPSRNLFVAGEMMAGNVLGKGYTAGVGMAIGTAFGRIAGTQAARAAKAGTHAGPATQASREEEHATS; this is encoded by the coding sequence ATGATCGACGTCCTGGTAATCGGCGGCGGCAACGCTGCCCTCTGTGCCGCATTGATGGCCCGCGAGGCCGGCGCCAGCGTGATGCTGCTGGAAGCCGCACCCCGCGAATGGCGCGGCGGCAATTCGTCCCACACCCGCAACCTGCGCTGCATGCATGACGCGCCGCAGGACGTGCTGGTGGACGCCTATCCCGAAGAGGAATACTGGCAGGACCTGCTCAAGGTCACCGGCGGCCTGACCGACGAGAGGCTGGCCCGGCTGGCCATCCGCGCGTCGTCGACCTGCCGCGACTGGATGCGCAGCCACGGCGTGCATTTCCAGCCGCCGCTGTCTGGCGCGCTGCATGTGGCGCGTACCAACGCGTTCTTCATGGGCGGCGGCAAGGCGCTGGTCAATGCGTACTTCCGCAGCGCCGAGCGCCTGGGCGTGCAGATCCGCTACAACGCCCCGGTCGATGCCATCGAGCTGGATGGCAGCCGCTTTGTGGCGGCACGTATCGGCAGCGAGCGCATCGAGGCCCGCGCCTGCGTGCTGGCGGCGGGTGGTTTCGAATCGAACCGCGAATGGCTGCGCGAGGCCTGGGGCCAGAACGAGCGCGGCGAATGGCCGGCCGACAACTTCCTGATCCGTGGCACGCGCTTCAACATGGGCGTGCTGCTCAAGCACATGATCGCCCAGGGCGCCGACGCCATCGGCGACCCGTCGCAATCGCACTGCGTGGCCATCGACGCCCGCGCGCCGCTGTACGACGGCGGCATCTGCACGCGTATCGACTGCGTATCGCTGGGCGTGGTGCTCAACGCCAACGCCGAGCGCTTCTACGACGAGGGCGAGGATTTCTGGCCCAAGCGCTATGCGATCTGGGGCCGCCTGGTGGCCCAGCAGCCGCAGCAGATCGGCTATTCGATCATCGACGCCAAGGCCGTGGGCCGCTTCATGCCGCCGGTGTTCCCGGGCGTGAAGGCCGACACGCTGCCTGAACTGGCGCGCAAGCTGGGCCTGGACGAGGCCACCTTCCTGCGCACCATCAACGACTACAACGCCGCCTGCCGCGTGGGCAAGTTCGACCATACCACGCTGGACGACTGCCACACCGAGGGCGTGACGCCGGCCAAGACGCACTGGGCCCGCCCCGTCGACACCGCGCCGTTCTTCGGCTACGCGCTGCGTCCCGGCATCACCTTCACCTACCTGGGCCTGAAGGTGAACGAGGAATCGGCTGTGCATTTCGACGGCAAGCCCAGCCGGAACCTGTTCGTGGCGGGCGAGATGATGGCCGGCAACGTGCTGGGCAAGGGCTATACGGCCGGCGTGGGCATGGCCATCGGCACGGCATTCGGCCGCATCGCGGGCACCCAGGCGGCGCGGGCCGCCAAGGCGGGCACGCACGCTGGCCCGGCAACTCAGGCATCACGGGAAGAGGAACATGCAACATCTTGA